From Deinococcus radiotolerans, a single genomic window includes:
- a CDS encoding tyrosine-type recombinase/integrase, with protein MTLVRRSDTLALTNLTDQALRIRAVEAASTYDTEALVQITQAYMTTGSRKGARTSAKTLAAYSLAVRDFVPWAQANGVQLLRPGRRDGGRYVAQLQTRPSQGRGKSGTLSAATVAQYVAGARALYRALRWAGATEAQPFEDAHVPPDPTPGIVKNPPYMREVDDVLPHCDPRLAALLLLCAHAGLRVTEALNVKVSDIQGAQLTVHGKGGKVRRVPLGRRVRTALHGLFPLTLDGRLFDWQYHQVQYRMRLAFQAAGHSLAWRGFHAARKHSGTRLYRATKDFTRVGLFLGHSSVDTTRRYVALEENDVQNEVEDF; from the coding sequence ATGACGCTCGTCCGCCGCAGCGACACCCTCGCCCTGACCAACCTCACCGACCAGGCCCTCCGGATCCGCGCCGTCGAAGCCGCCAGCACGTACGACACTGAAGCGCTCGTGCAGATCACCCAGGCGTACATGACCACCGGCAGTCGGAAAGGTGCCCGCACCAGTGCCAAGACCCTCGCCGCCTACAGCCTGGCCGTCCGCGATTTCGTCCCCTGGGCCCAGGCGAACGGTGTGCAGCTGTTGCGGCCGGGTCGGCGTGATGGCGGGCGCTACGTCGCCCAGCTTCAGACTCGCCCGTCCCAGGGTCGAGGAAAGTCAGGGACCCTCTCTGCGGCCACGGTCGCGCAGTACGTCGCCGGCGCCCGCGCCCTCTACCGCGCCCTGCGCTGGGCGGGCGCCACCGAAGCCCAGCCCTTCGAGGATGCCCACGTCCCCCCGGACCCTACGCCCGGCATCGTTAAGAACCCCCCCTACATGCGCGAGGTCGATGACGTCCTCCCGCACTGCGACCCCCGGCTCGCCGCGCTCCTCCTCCTCTGTGCCCACGCGGGCCTGCGCGTCACTGAAGCCCTGAACGTCAAGGTCAGCGACATCCAGGGGGCGCAGCTGACCGTGCATGGCAAGGGCGGCAAGGTCCGCCGCGTGCCCCTGGGCCGCCGGGTCCGCACGGCCCTGCACGGGCTCTTCCCACTCACGCTGGACGGTCGGCTGTTCGATTGGCAGTACCACCAGGTGCAGTACCGCATGCGCCTGGCCTTCCAAGCCGCCGGGCACAGCCTCGCCTGGCGGGGCTTCCACGCCGCCCGGAAGCACTCGGGGACGCGCCTGTACCGAGCAACCAAAGACTTTACCCGGGTGGGGCTGTTCCTGGGCCATTCATCGGTGGATACCACGCGCCGCTACGTCGCGTTGGAAGAAAACGACGTCCAGAACGAAGTCGAGGACTTCTAA
- a CDS encoding antitoxin produces the protein MTVQKTSVSLDTQLLAFAEHYQITHQLRSRSEVFAAALTLLRERELETQYAAALTEWNATEDADLWDSAAGDLMTSGVPSAPR, from the coding sequence ATGACCGTTCAGAAAACCAGTGTGAGTCTTGATACTCAGCTGCTGGCCTTCGCCGAGCACTACCAAATCACCCACCAGCTCCGCTCCCGGTCCGAAGTCTTCGCCGCTGCCCTGACGCTTCTCCGGGAACGGGAACTCGAAACGCAGTACGCCGCTGCCCTCACCGAATGGAATGCCACGGAAGACGCCGACCTGTGGGACTCGGCCGCGGGCGACCTCATGACCAGCGGAGTGCCCAGTGCGCCGAGGTGA
- a CDS encoding SDR family NAD(P)-dependent oxidoreductase, whose protein sequence is MTITFITGANKGLGFETARRLSELGHTVLLGARHAERGRAAAEQLGVRFVQIDVADDASVRRAAQDVAAHEEQIDVLINNAGIIGPHVPAEQLTGAQAMEVFGTNVVGIVRVTHAFLPLMQGSSHPVVINVSSGMGSFAVTHDPDRVESRVTAPLYTASKAAVTMLTTQYARAFPGIRFNAADPGYTATDLNGHSGPQTLEEGTDAIVTLATEPAEAGTGRLIDRFGGVPW, encoded by the coding sequence ATGACGATCACCTTCATCACCGGAGCGAACAAGGGCCTGGGCTTTGAAACGGCCCGCCGATTAAGCGAACTGGGGCACACCGTCCTGCTGGGCGCACGACACGCTGAACGGGGCCGGGCCGCTGCGGAGCAGCTGGGCGTGCGATTCGTGCAGATCGACGTTGCAGACGACGCTTCTGTGCGCCGCGCGGCGCAGGACGTCGCGGCGCACGAGGAGCAGATCGACGTGCTCATCAACAACGCGGGCATCATCGGCCCGCACGTGCCGGCCGAGCAACTGACCGGCGCGCAGGCCATGGAGGTCTTCGGAACGAACGTGGTCGGGATCGTCCGCGTGACACACGCGTTCCTGCCCCTCATGCAGGGCTCCAGCCACCCTGTCGTGATCAACGTCAGCAGCGGCATGGGGTCCTTCGCGGTGACCCACGACCCGGACCGCGTCGAATCCAGGGTGACCGCGCCGCTCTACACCGCGTCCAAGGCCGCAGTCACGATGCTGACCACCCAGTACGCCCGGGCTTTTCCCGGCATCCGGTTCAACGCGGCCGACCCCGGGTACACCGCAACGGACCTGAACGGCCACAGTGGCCCACAAACGCTGGAAGAAGGCACCGACGCCATCGTCACCCTCGCAACCGAGCCTGCCGAAGCAGGAACCGGACGCCTGATCGACCGGTTTGGCGGAGTCCCCTGGTGA
- a CDS encoding helix-turn-helix transcriptional regulator codes for MTDQTSLAATLRVWRERLTPDQVGLPLRPSRRTAGLRREDLAERSGLSVDYVIRLEQGRATTPSGQVVAALAGALQLNVTERDHLYRLTGLQPPGDRLVRDCLTPGVHRLLTRLGDVPVSVFAADWQQIWWNDSWAALIGDPSAVSPEHRNFAASRFPVPGCPARVEAWPVRVTDLDASKRGLVADLRRASARYPTDARLGALIQRLLGGNAEFVRMWQSGTVGEHTEDQKVVEHPVVGHVRVDCDVLTAGDADLRIVALTAEAGSPDAHRIELARQVARTGTT; via the coding sequence ATGACGGACCAGACGAGCCTCGCGGCGACACTGCGCGTGTGGCGGGAACGGTTGACGCCCGATCAGGTGGGCTTACCGCTCCGGCCCTCCCGCCGGACAGCCGGGTTGCGCCGCGAGGATCTCGCCGAGCGCTCTGGGCTGTCAGTGGATTACGTGATTCGGCTCGAGCAGGGCCGCGCGACCACACCGTCTGGGCAGGTGGTCGCTGCGCTCGCGGGCGCCCTGCAGCTGAATGTCACAGAACGCGATCACCTGTACCGCCTGACAGGGTTGCAGCCTCCGGGCGACCGGCTGGTGCGTGACTGTCTCACGCCCGGCGTGCACCGCCTGCTGACGCGGCTGGGGGACGTGCCGGTTTCGGTGTTTGCGGCTGACTGGCAGCAGATCTGGTGGAATGACAGCTGGGCAGCGTTGATCGGCGATCCTTCTGCCGTTTCTCCGGAGCACCGGAACTTCGCGGCCTCGCGGTTTCCCGTCCCAGGGTGTCCCGCACGGGTGGAGGCCTGGCCTGTCCGGGTCACCGACCTGGACGCTTCAAAGCGCGGTCTCGTCGCGGACCTGCGTCGTGCCAGCGCCCGTTATCCCACCGACGCGCGTCTGGGTGCCCTGATCCAGCGGCTGCTCGGGGGGAACGCCGAATTCGTCCGGATGTGGCAGTCCGGAACGGTCGGCGAACACACGGAGGACCAGAAGGTCGTCGAGCATCCGGTCGTCGGTCACGTGCGCGTCGACTGTGACGTGCTGACGGCCGGTGATGCCGACCTCAGGATTGTCGCGCTGACGGCCGAAGCGGGGAGTCCCGACGCGCACCGCATCGAACTGGCTCGACAGGTGGCCCGGACCGGAACGACCTGA